A DNA window from Archocentrus centrarchus isolate MPI-CPG fArcCen1 chromosome 15, fArcCen1, whole genome shotgun sequence contains the following coding sequences:
- the gpr75 gene encoding probable G-protein coupled receptor 75, translating to MNTSVAPSDPVDVPRLQTFNGTVGTQTPSGWAVIHTTTLTFCSLLLIFIFFLGSYGNLVVFLSFFDPAFRKFRTNFDFMILNLSFCDLFICCVTAPMFALVLFLDAGGGDGVSKSFCFAFHLTSSGFIIMSLETVAVIALHRLRMVLGQQPNRTASFPCTLALTALLWTSSFTMAALLTMRAYPRKDGPCLPHFGLGSGQARVVLYVYLADFAFCVAVVSVSYLMIAQTLRKNAQVRKCPVITVDATCPPPPPPLIAAGFESMQCAVQGPSLYRNQTYNKLQNVQTHAYANRTNQPVVPGAAQGATCCQLVSTVNLATAKDSKAVVTCIVIVFSVLLCCLPMGVSLAQDVLSPESSFAHYQFELCGFVLIFLKSGINPFVYSRNSAGLRRRVLCCIQWAALGFLCCKQKTRLHAMGKGSLEVNRNKSSHHETNSAYVLSPKPQKRLVDQACGPSHSRDCVGSPRATGTRKPRLPSTSTPINTRIEPYYSIYNSSPSAGPSSPTSLQPISSQTFAFAKSYVAMHYHTHQDALQDFESTSVHQIPVPSV from the coding sequence CGTGGGCACCCAGACCCCCTCGGGCTGGGCTGTGATCCACACTACCACCTTGACTTTTTgctccctcctcctcatcttcatcttcttcctgGGCTCTTATGGCAATCTCGTGGTGTTCCTGTCTTTTTTCGACCCGGCATTTCGCAAGTTCCGCACCAACTTTGACTTCATGATCCTCAACCTGTCCTTCTGTGACTTGTTCATTTGCTGCGTGACTGCTCCCATGTTTGCGCTGGTCCTCTTCCTGGATGCAGGCGGAGGGGATGGTGTGTCAAAGAGTTTCTGTTTTGCCTTCCACTTGACCAGTTCAGGCTTCATCATCATGTCCCTGGAGACAGTGGCCGTCATTGCCTTGCACAGACTGCGTATGGTTTTGGGGCAACAGCCCAATCGCACTGCTTCCTTCCCCTGCACACTGGCCCTCACTGCCCTGCTGTGGACATCCAGCTTCACAATGGCTGCTCTCCTTACCATGCGTGCATACCCACGTAAAGATGGACCCTGCTTACCCCACTTTGGCCTCGGGAGTGGACAGGCCAGGGTTGTGTTGTACGTCTACCTGGCAGACTTTGCCTTTTGTGTTGCTGTAGTGTCTGTGTCCTATCTGATGATTGCTCAGACCCTGAGGAAGAATGCACAAGTAAGGAAATGTCCAGTCATCACTGTAGATGCCACCTGCCCTCCACCCCCACCGCCTCTCATTGCAGCAGGCTTTGAGAGCATGCAGTGTGCCGTTCAAGGCCCCTCTCTGTATCGTAACCAGACTTACAACAAGCTGCAGAATGTACAAACCCACGCCTATGCCAACAGGACCAACCAGCCTGTGGTCCCAGGGGCTGCCCAAGGAGCCACCTGCTGTCAGCTGGTCTCCACAGTCAACTTGGCCACAGCCAAAGACTCAAAAGCAGTTGTCACCTGTATAGTTATAGTGTTCTCTGTGTTGCTTTGCTGCCTGCCAATGGGAGTTTCACTGGCGCAAGATGTTTTGTCACCAGAAAGTAGCTTTGCACATTACCAGTTTGAACTGTGCGGCTTTGTGCTTATTTTTCTCAAATCGGGCATCAATCCCTTTGTGTACTCACGCAACAGTGCAGGCCTCCGCCGCCGCGTGCTGTGTTGCATTCAGTGGGCCGCACTTGGATTTCTCTGTTGCAAGCAGAAGACTCGCCTGCATGCCATGGGGAAGGGGAGCCTGGAAGTCAACCGCAATAAATCTTCCCATCATGAGACCAACTCGGCCTACGTGCTGTCACCTAAGCCACAGAAGAGGCTGGTAGACCAGGCTTGTGGGCCCAGTCATTCCCGGGATTGTGTTGGCAGTCCGAGAGCAACAGGCACACGCAAACCTCGCCTCCCAAGTACCTCTACTCCCATCAACACCCGTATTGAACCCTACTACAGTATATACAACAGCAGTCCCTCAGCAGGGCCAAGCTCCCCCACCAGCCTGCAGCCTATCAGCTCTCAGACATTTGCCTTTGCCAAGTCTTATGTAGCCATGCACTACCACACTCACCAAGATGCACTGCAAGACTTTGAAAGCACCTCGGTGCACCAGATTCCCGTGCCCTCAGTATAA
- the erlec1 gene encoding endoplasmic reticulum lectin 1 isoform X2: MMTGLLLAFLWGLLEVCSGVSANRGGYPSFTDEIPFKITWPGAEFTLPTSGAPYSEEDFVIMTTTEKEKYKCLLPSLTTGEEDDDKEYGGPEPGELLEPLFKRSSCSYRIESYWTYEVCHGKHVRQYHEEKETSQISVQEYFLGNMVQKSHSAETDQVDKTDIKPSETKVPTKNIEGQLTPYFSVEMGNGTPCLLKQNYPRSTSVLYVCHPEAKHEILSVAEVTTCEYEVVVLTPLLCAHPKYRFKSSPVNAIFCQALAGSPLRPQRLAQLDKEQEEQLKPPFGATSEAREEETSAVREEAFTSTHKPMTVGGQSQVTVGTTHISRLTDDQLIKEFLSGSYCLHGGVGWWKYEFCYGRHVHQYHEDKEQGKNIVVVGNWNAEEHIDWAKKNVARSYQLRDDGVQKVKLVSHFYGHGDVCDLTGKPRQVIVKLKCKESESPHAVTVYMLEPQTCQYILGVESPVICRILDTADEYGLLSISS, translated from the exons ATGATGACCGGGCTGCTGTTGGCGTTTCTCTGGGGGCTGCTGGAGGTCTGCAGCGGCGTTTCAGCCAACAGGGGAGGGTATCCCTCATTTACCGATGAAATCCCTTTCAAAATCACCTGGCCGGGCGCTGAATTTACGCTG CCAACTTCAGGTGCACCTTACAGTGAGGAAGACTTTGTCATCATGACAACAACTGAGAAGGAGAAGTACAAATGTCTCCTCCCTTCACTGACCACTGGAGAGGAG GATGACGATAAGGAGTACGGCGGGCCCGAGCCGGGCGAACTGCTCGAGCCGTTGTTCAAACGAAGCAGCTGCTCCTACAGG ATTGAATCATACTGGACGTATGAAGTATGTCATGGAAAGCATGTGAGGCAGTACCATGAAGAGAAGGAGACTTCTCAG ATTAGTGTACAAGAGTACTTCTTGGGAAATATGGTGCAGAAGAGCCATTCAGCAGAGACAG ACCAAGTTGATAAGACAGACATCAAACCATCAGAAACCAAA GTGCCCACTAAGAATATTGAAGGCCAACTGACTCCGTACTTCTCAGTGGAGATGGGAAATGGGACTCCGTGTTTGCTGAAACAGAACTACCCTCGTTCCACATCTGTGTTGTACGTCTGCCATCCAGAGGCCAAGCACGAGATCTTGTCTGTCGCTGAGGTCACCACCTGCGAATATGAGGTGGTGGTGCTGACACCTCTGCTTTGTGCACACCCAAAATACAG GTTCAAATCCTCTCCAGTGAACGCCATCTTCTGCCAGGCTCTGGCGGGCTCACCTCTGCGGCCTCAGCGGCTCGCCCAGTTGGACAAGGAGCAAGAGGAGCAGCTTAAACCACCTTTCGGCGCCACCTCTGAGGCCAGAGAG GAGGAGACATCAGCAGTTAGAGAAGAAGCCTTCACCTCCACCCACAAACCCATGACTGTCGGAGGGCAGTCTCAGGTCACTGTCGGTACCACGCACATCTCTCGCTTGACAGATGACCAGCTAATTAAGGAGTTCCTGAGTGGCTCGTACTGTCTGCATGGG GGGGTAGGATGGTGGAAATATGAATTCTGTTATGGAAGGCATGTCCATCAGTACCATGAG GATAAAGAGCAAGGGAAAAACATTGTGGTGGTGGGGAACTGGAATGCAGAGGAGCACATTGACTGGGCCAAGAAGAACGTCGCCCGATCCTACCAGCTCAGGGATGACGGAGTGCAGAAAGTCAA GTTGGTTTCCCACTTCTATGGCCACGGTGATGTGTGTGACCTGACAGGGAAGCCCAGGCAGGTCATCGTCAAGCTCAA ATGTAAGGAGTCCGAGTCTCCCCATGCTGTCACTGTCTATATGCTGGAGCCTCAGACTTGTCAGTATATCCTTGGG gTTGAGTCTCCAGTCATATGCAGGATTCTCGACACCGCTGATGAATACGGACTTCTGTCAATCTCCAGTTAA
- the erlec1 gene encoding endoplasmic reticulum lectin 1 isoform X1 produces MMTGLLLAFLWGLLEVCSGVSANRGGYPSFTDEIPFKITWPGAEFTLPTSGAPYSEEDFVIMTTTEKEKYKCLLPSLTTGEEDDDKEYGGPEPGELLEPLFKRSSCSYRIESYWTYEVCHGKHVRQYHEEKETSQKISVQEYFLGNMVQKSHSAETDQVDKTDIKPSETKVPTKNIEGQLTPYFSVEMGNGTPCLLKQNYPRSTSVLYVCHPEAKHEILSVAEVTTCEYEVVVLTPLLCAHPKYRFKSSPVNAIFCQALAGSPLRPQRLAQLDKEQEEQLKPPFGATSEAREEETSAVREEAFTSTHKPMTVGGQSQVTVGTTHISRLTDDQLIKEFLSGSYCLHGGVGWWKYEFCYGRHVHQYHEDKEQGKNIVVVGNWNAEEHIDWAKKNVARSYQLRDDGVQKVKLVSHFYGHGDVCDLTGKPRQVIVKLKCKESESPHAVTVYMLEPQTCQYILGVESPVICRILDTADEYGLLSISS; encoded by the exons ATGATGACCGGGCTGCTGTTGGCGTTTCTCTGGGGGCTGCTGGAGGTCTGCAGCGGCGTTTCAGCCAACAGGGGAGGGTATCCCTCATTTACCGATGAAATCCCTTTCAAAATCACCTGGCCGGGCGCTGAATTTACGCTG CCAACTTCAGGTGCACCTTACAGTGAGGAAGACTTTGTCATCATGACAACAACTGAGAAGGAGAAGTACAAATGTCTCCTCCCTTCACTGACCACTGGAGAGGAG GATGACGATAAGGAGTACGGCGGGCCCGAGCCGGGCGAACTGCTCGAGCCGTTGTTCAAACGAAGCAGCTGCTCCTACAGG ATTGAATCATACTGGACGTATGAAGTATGTCATGGAAAGCATGTGAGGCAGTACCATGAAGAGAAGGAGACTTCTCAG AAGATTAGTGTACAAGAGTACTTCTTGGGAAATATGGTGCAGAAGAGCCATTCAGCAGAGACAG ACCAAGTTGATAAGACAGACATCAAACCATCAGAAACCAAA GTGCCCACTAAGAATATTGAAGGCCAACTGACTCCGTACTTCTCAGTGGAGATGGGAAATGGGACTCCGTGTTTGCTGAAACAGAACTACCCTCGTTCCACATCTGTGTTGTACGTCTGCCATCCAGAGGCCAAGCACGAGATCTTGTCTGTCGCTGAGGTCACCACCTGCGAATATGAGGTGGTGGTGCTGACACCTCTGCTTTGTGCACACCCAAAATACAG GTTCAAATCCTCTCCAGTGAACGCCATCTTCTGCCAGGCTCTGGCGGGCTCACCTCTGCGGCCTCAGCGGCTCGCCCAGTTGGACAAGGAGCAAGAGGAGCAGCTTAAACCACCTTTCGGCGCCACCTCTGAGGCCAGAGAG GAGGAGACATCAGCAGTTAGAGAAGAAGCCTTCACCTCCACCCACAAACCCATGACTGTCGGAGGGCAGTCTCAGGTCACTGTCGGTACCACGCACATCTCTCGCTTGACAGATGACCAGCTAATTAAGGAGTTCCTGAGTGGCTCGTACTGTCTGCATGGG GGGGTAGGATGGTGGAAATATGAATTCTGTTATGGAAGGCATGTCCATCAGTACCATGAG GATAAAGAGCAAGGGAAAAACATTGTGGTGGTGGGGAACTGGAATGCAGAGGAGCACATTGACTGGGCCAAGAAGAACGTCGCCCGATCCTACCAGCTCAGGGATGACGGAGTGCAGAAAGTCAA GTTGGTTTCCCACTTCTATGGCCACGGTGATGTGTGTGACCTGACAGGGAAGCCCAGGCAGGTCATCGTCAAGCTCAA ATGTAAGGAGTCCGAGTCTCCCCATGCTGTCACTGTCTATATGCTGGAGCCTCAGACTTGTCAGTATATCCTTGGG gTTGAGTCTCCAGTCATATGCAGGATTCTCGACACCGCTGATGAATACGGACTTCTGTCAATCTCCAGTTAA